The Erinaceus europaeus chromosome 4, mEriEur2.1, whole genome shotgun sequence genomic sequence attcccttttgttgcccttgttttattgttgtagttattattgctgttgtcgatattgactaggacagagagaaatggagagaggaggggaagacagagagggggagagaaagagagacacctgcagacctgcttcaccgcttgtgaagcgactcccctttaggtggggagccaggggcttgaaccaggatccttacatcggtccttgggctttgcgccaggtgcgcttatcccgctgcgctaccggtgGTGACTTTCTTTTGTTGTCCCCATAGGAAGATGGAGTGAGATGCTCCTACCACAGCGAGTGCGCCAGCGACTGTTGTCTGGTGAATTTTGACTCTGGCGGCACTTTCTGTGCCCCCAGGAGCAGAAAAACCATGCCCTGCTTACcccaggtgaggatctggggtaGAAAGGCCCCTTCTGATAAGGGGGCGGGGGTTCAGCCTGTGTATGCGCAatgctttctcccctcccccacttagCCTACTCAGCGGGCAGTACAATCCCAGTCACATCCTCTGGTAAACCGGTCTCTGCTCAGAAACCCCACAACTTTGACTTGCAGCCTTTTCAGATCCCCTTCTCCCTGAATAGGCATGCCTGTGCCTCTGGCTGGAGCTGTGTCTATTCCTATCAACCACCCTAAGGACAAGACCACAGCTTGGTCCCCTTTAAACTCTCTTGCCTCCAGCAGAGGGATATTTCTCACCTAATGTCATTGAGgcaaagtggaggaggaagaactTCTCCCTAGCAGCCTCCACAGTCCTTTCCCAATCGCCTAGTTTTTTGAGAAGCGCAATATACTTCAGGACCATAAGTTAGGAGGTGAACCTGAGCTAAATCTTGACTTTTCCAccctctgttattattatttctagttttaattagtgattcaGTAGTGGTTTGTACGATTAGCagattacagggatatagttccacacccaccaacaaagttctgtgcccctctaccccCCACCAAGAAgcaccaccatggttctcacagGTTTAGAAATAGTttgactgctgctgctgcttcttttttgtGCAACTTCCCATATTTAAATTCTCTATACGCCACACATGAGCAAAAgcattgtctttcacctctttacttacttcagttTCAGTATGtgtaatcacctctagttccatccattttgccccaaagggcACACTAGCTTCTTTGGAATAGCAGAATGGTATTCCTTCGAATGTACATCCCAtggcttctttatccagtcatctgtcagtgggcacttaggttgcttcctcTCATTGACTATTAcgaacaatgcagctatgaacatagagtcATCCActggtattttatttgtttgctttttttttaactgcaggtGGTCATTTTTGCTTCGTCAActttagttttctcatctgtggAATGGGATTAAAGAACTTAAGTTTGCAGGCCAGAAGGTAGTATAGTGGAAAAGATGTTAGATGTTtcagcatgaggtcctaggttcagttcccagcaccacttgtgccagagtgatgttctggctccccttcttcctctttgcctctctcataaataaataaatatatatatatttttttgcctccagggttattgctggggcttagtgcctgcatgagtccactgctcctggaggctatttttttcccttttgttgctcatgttgttggggttttttttattattattttggttattatcatttttattgatgatgttgttggataggacagagaaattgagaggagaggggaagacagagaggggagagaaagataaacacctgcagacctgcttcaccacctgtgaaatgactctcctgcaggtggggagccagccagggcttgaaccaggatccttgagccagtctttgagcttggcgccatgtgcgcttaacctgctgctctaccgcccaacccccaagtaaataaatatatattttctaatatttatttattcccttttgttgcccttgtttttttattcttgtagttattattgttgttatcaatgttgtcgttgttggataggacagatagaaatgttgagaggaaaggaagacagagagggggagagaaggggaagacagagaggtggagagaaagacagacacctgcagacatgcttcactgcctgtgaagcgactcctctgcaggtggggagccagggctcgaaccgggatccttacgccagtccttgtgctttgtgccacctgcacttaaaccactgcgctaccgggttaaagtttaaaataaagtttaaactaaaataaagtttaaaataaagtttaaataagtttaaaataaaGACTTTACCTTACCAGTCTGTTGGGAAGAGTATGTGATCCTGACAACCACCATTCTCAACCGAGCACAGTTATTCTTAGCTAATGGAAATACAGGAAGCAGAATGCActatatgtctttaaaaattttattaaagagagagattagagcactgctcaggtctgcctTACAGTGGTGTTGTAAGGAGGTTGAACTTctaggtctcaggcatgaaagtatggtGTACTACCACTGCACACCTGCCAAGCCTTCATAGTATGTCTTGTTCCTGCTTGATCCTGAACTCTTTCTGGGGAAGGTGGACTTGGCCTCATGTCCTTATTGAGGTGATACCAGTGCCTTAAGGAGCTAGCCCCTGCTGTGGCCTGACCCAAAAATGTGGCCAGAAGTCTTTCCACTATATAGGCACCTGTTCTTTATAGTATTTGCAGAGTTGAACCTCACATATGCACACAGCTTTTTCATTTGGATAAACAGAGAAGTAgctggtgttggtgcacctggttgaatgcacacattacactgtgcaaggaccccagtcccAATCTGCTTCACAtgtggttaaacagtgctgcgggcaatttgtaatagacaaaacctggaagtaacctaggtgtccaacaacagaagagtggctgagaaagttgtggtctatatatacaatggaatactattcagctgttataAATTTGCCTTCTCTtcaccttggacagagcttgaaggaatcatgttaagtgagttaagtcagaaagaaagggatgaatacgggatgattccactcatcaacatagGTTAAAAAACTAATAACAGgaaggaaaacacagagcagaacttggactgaatttggtgtattgcataaaAGTATAAGACTCTGAGGGATGGGGGAGTTTTTAGGTCCACTAtagggggatggggacagagacacagaagtttggtggtgggagtggtgtgaaactatactcttaTTAACTCTTAATCTTATAATCCACTATTAATTCAGTATGtcgggggaaaaatagattgaatatttcaagttctttaattgcccaaaaaaaaaaaaacagtgctgcaagaatgtctctcttcttttctccatccccctcaatttctctatgtctctattaaaaataagtaaataaaacattaaaaaaacaacagggggccagatggtggcacacctggttatgcatacacatcacagtgtgcaagaacacaagttcaagcccctggtccccaccaggaagcttcacaagtggtgaagcagggctgtaggtgtctctctgtctctcttccctctctcctctcaatttctctctgtctctattcaataataactaaataaaaatatttttaaaaaattaagaaagaaaaacaaagaaacaccaCACAGCCCCCACACAGTCCCATCCCACAGAACTCCTGTATGGTGCTAGATCTCTCTCCAACACGCTTGATCTTCTTTACTTCCTCTAATGCTCACAATAACTCTATATAGTAGCTTACTATTATTAACCTCAGTtgcagatggagaaactgaggcagagtCATTCTGGCTCATTCACTTACCTAAGGTTACAATATTATAGGCTATAGGGTTGAGAGACCCCACAGCTTTCTCATTCTTTGACTTATGTTATTGCTTCTGGGTCCCAAGAAATGTAAACTCCCTTCCTAACTCTTTTACCTGTTCCCTAGGTCAAGGGAGCTATCAACATCATATGTCCTTGCCGAGCTGGTTTGAGTTGCAAATCTCATGACCCGTACTGTCTCCCCCGGTGCCATCTGATTTAGAAGAGGATTCAGACGGTCACTGTCATCCTGCCCTCCTGTCTGTAGGGCCAGAAACCTTGCATCCCTTCCTCCCCCAACTTATTCAAAATCCAGTTCCTGGCACATTTAAGTCACTCCCTGGTTCTGGCCTCTGTCTGCACTTCCTGGGAAAGGAGAGATTTTATCTATAAGCACcttcaagaaaaaaagagaactttGGGACCCAGGAGGAGGGTTTCCTGAGGCCAGAGGAGAGTGATTCCTGCAAATACACTAGTTGGAAAGTTTTTCTTAGTGTATCTTTCCTGAACAAAGTAgaagatggctttttttttttaattaagcttacttttatttgtttcatatgagatagagtttCACACAAGAGAGAAGGCAGAACACCTCTCCTGATgtacatgtggcaccagggactgaaccagaaGCTTTAGGCATTCAAGTTCCTTGGTCTATCAGTTAAGCTAATTTCCcctgcctcttttttctttcttttgcctctagggttattgctggggcttggtgcctgcactataaatccactgctcctggaggtcatttttccccattttcttgcccctgttgttactattattgttgtcattgctggtgttgttgttggataggacagagagaaatcgagagagatgagaggaagagagaaagagagacacctgtggacctgcttcactgcccctgaagcaactcctctgctggtggggagccgggggcttgaaccggatccttgagccggtccttgtgcttaacgccatgtgcacttcacctgctgtgctactgcccgaccccccctttttgTTCATTTGACAGGGAAGAGGGAAATTGAAGGAgagtggaaagaaagagaaaaagagagacatctgcagctatgcttcaccatctgtgaagcttcccttctacaggtggggtttggaggtttgaacccagatccttgctcgaccaggtgcaccaccatcttcaCACCTTTTTTtctaaaggacatgaaatatttgttttcatgagagagatgggaagagagagactagagaactgttcagctctggcatataatgataccagggatttaacctgggatgaATGAGGTCTCAAGTGTAGTCAGCTGCACTACAGCTTCGTGTCTCTTCCCCCACAAGATGGCGCTATATCATAGCCGCTGGGCTCACGCTCCAGTTAGAAGAAAggggtggtggtccaggaggtgtcgcagtggataaagtcttggactctcaagtatgaagtacCAGGTTTGAtgccccgcagcacatgtaccagagtaatgtctggtactctttctttctctcctcctatctctctcattaatataaaaattaaaaatcttaaaCATACACACAGGGAAAgcaaagaggagatagagggatagCAAATGCCCAGTAAATTATTCCTCTGACTGTAATCTCTTCCTATGAATAGTAATGAATACTTGCTTTTGTCTGTTGCATTATGGGAGCTAACGTGCAGATGCATATTAAGATTTTGCCCCACTTGTAGGAAGCCAAAAAAGGCACACATCTTTCTTGGCGGGAAAGGCAAGCCACATAGAATCCAGACCATTCAAGGAAACCCTCTCCTGGCCCCATCTCCCAACCACAGTGAAAGTCAAAGTCCCTCGTGGCCTGGGAAGTAGTACAGTGGATAGAGCTTTGGACTTGGCTAGCATGAAGTCCCAGGCTTGATTCCCAACATTGCatgtgttctggttctctcttattCATAAACAAatctacaaacaaacaaaacagctgcCTGGGAGGTGGCCAAATGGAAAGTTCCTTGGATTTTCAAGATGAAGCTGTGAGTTTTGATCTCTGTATcatatgtgctggagtgatgctctggttctctcttgctccttctttcccaataaacaatttttttaaagtcaaagtCCTTTCATCTTTACTACTAATACACACCTTTTACCTGTTCCACTCTCTGTAAAGTTGCATTTTGTCTAGGTTTGTGCTGACCTTATTCATCTAAATATCCcaaccaatttttaaaatatttatttcttttcccttttgttgcccttgttttttattgttgttgtagttattgttgttgttgttgatgttgttgttgttgaataggacagagagaaatggagagaggaggggaagacagagaaggggagagaaagacacctgcagacctgctttaccgcctgtgaagtgactcctctgtatgtggggagccaggggcttgaaccgggattcttaagatggtccttgtgctttgcgccacatgcacttaacctgctgcgctactgcccgacccctccttcctttctttctttctttctttctttctttctttctttctttctttctttctttttccttccttccttccttccttccttccttccttccttccttccttccttcctttctttctttcttttttatcagagcaccctttagctctagtttatggtgatgtggggcattgaacttgggattttggagctttgggcatgagggtctctttgcataaccattatgctacctcccccggCCCACTCAACCAATTTCGAGTGGGGGTTGATTCTGCCTTTCATGTGGCATCAGGAAACCTGTGATTTCTCTGATTCCCTTCCCTTGCCAAAGCCAAATGGTAAGATGAGGAGTTATGGATGGAAAGTGGGTGACTGGGCCATTACCTCACTACATGGAATATGGCTGCCCAGGACAGTTTCCCCACCCACTGATAGacttggtgaaagaaagaaacccattttcattatcttaattttttttcttttattactgagAGAAAGGacacatgtagtgccagggcttgaactcaggacctcatgcttgagagtgctcTATCTACTTCAGTGCTGTATCGACTTTGTCATCTCCTGGATGACCACTTTTCTTGTCTTAAGCTTCAGGGATTGTGGGGTCCATGGAAACACCTATTGTGCTTTGACTAATGGATTTTAAAAATGTCTCTTGCTGCTCTGTCCTGTGTTACCACCTGTCTCCTCTCCCAAGACCTAGTCACCTTGTTCTATCTGCCACCACTGTCCACACTTGGGAACATTCTGAACTTGCAATTCTGGCACCTGCCAGAAAGGGCTGCAGAAATGCTCCCAGGCATACTGAATTTTCTCATGAGTgagatttattatttgtttgttggtttgttttaccagaacactgttcagttctgctttatagctgggggttgaacccaggctctccaagcctcagacatgaaagcaatGCATAAATCACTGTACTGTCTACCCAGTCCTGAACTTCAAACAAACTTAGTGCCGGGGAAttaacccaggaccttatgcataTGTGATACTGTCAAGCTCCTTCTctggcccagtttttttttttttcattctatatttattttcagagaaagagaagggaaggaatgaGTGGGACTGTGAGAAACACTAgatcactgctccaccatccatggaattccaTTGGTACTGATCGTGGTACCCCCAATGTGGCTCTGTCGAGTGAGCCCAAGGCCTGCACTCTTTCAGTGAGTTGTGACCCCTGAAATACTCATTAGGATGTTGTTTACTTGATAGCTATGTGGGAAAGCTCTTTTTGAAATTTActttatttctgtgtgtgtgtgtatgtgtgtgtgtttgtatgagagagagagagagaattaataaGAAACAGATGTCAGGGCATGTTCTGagttcaaaatttatttatttataattggatagagacagagagaaattgagaggggagagggagacctgcagtcctgcttcaccactcatgaagcttttcccctgccggtggggacaaagggcttgaacctgggcctcttcacactgtaatgtgtgcacttaaccaggtgtgccactgcctggccccaagttcAAAAACTTTACCttactataccacctcccaggctgcactaTGGGGAAGTTTTGCAACTTCTCTGGGTCTCAGTCACCttattagaaaaacaaaaatggtcataCTGGTCATTGACAATTGAATTGAATGAGATAATCTTTGAAGTTGGTCTCTGAGACCTTCTAACTCTAAAGTTAATTTCAACTGTCTTCTCTCACTAGATGTGAAATATAgcatctactttttaaaaatattttattttattttatttatttattcccttttgttgcccttgttgttttattgttgtagttattattgttgttgtcgtcgttgttggataggacagagagaaatggagagaggaggggaagacagagaggaggagagaaagatagacacctgctgacctgcttcacaacctgtgaagtgactcccctgcaggtggggaggcgggggggttcgaaccgggatccttatgccggtccttgtgctttgcgccacctgcgcttaacccgctgcgctacagcccgactcccagcatctaCTTTTTTAATTCAGGCATTGTATCATTCTTGGGAATGTATATTACTTAGCCCCTGTTCTGCAAATGGAGAAAAGTGAAGCTCAATGAAGTTCCAAAGTCTGCCCAAGATCATTCAGCAAGCAGGAAGAACTGGATTTCAGCATAGTGCATGGCTTCATGatgggatttatttattcactaagttatggagagggggaggtgtgagtcagagcagagctctggcacatgcgatgttggggatcaaactctggactgcATGTTTGACAAATCAATATATTATCCACTGTTCCCCCTACCAGGCCCCTGGGATGTTTTCTGAGAAATGTGTTCTAGGCTGTCATAGCATGTGCTTGCACAAACTAGATGCTGTGACCTACTATGCACTTTGGTGATGTCTGTGGACCAGCATTGTATATGATGCCAGGCACAGGCCTGTTGCCAGGCTGGCAGCAGGGTGGATACTGCAGAGGGCCTTGGATGCAGGAGTGGTTCTTGGGAAACTTCCGCTCACTCACATTGCTTATGTGGTCattgtctcctcctccttttttgccactaggattatcactggggcttcatgccatcAAGATGACTATCACTCCcaggcttttttttcttccttccttcttaccttccttccttcctccctccctccctccttccttccttccttccttccttcctccctccctccctccctccttccctccttccttccttccttccttcctccctccctccctccctccttccttccctccttccttccttccttcctccctccctccctccctccttccttccttcctcccttccttcctcccttcctccctccctccctccttccctccttccttccttccttcctcccttcctccctccctccctccctccctccttccctccttccttccttccttcccttccttcctcccttcctccctccctccctccttccctccttccttccttccttcctcccttcctccctccctccctccctccctccttccctccttccttccttccttccttccttccttcctctctttctctctctctctttccctttctttttttctcatagagacagagagaagtgggaagggagagtgagggggagagaaagagatgactgcagcattacttcaccttcttcatctctccccacaggtggggacaggagcccTTGAACCATGTCCTTCAAAAGTACTATGTATACCACCCCCACCACTGTCCTTTTGATCTAGGAGCCAGCTCACCAGTTTCTGCCCCGAGGGCTGTGCATTCACACCTCATTACCTTCCCTTCTGGGCCTCAGCCACTTGCAGGGGTAGGGTATTTAGCTGAACCTCAGAAAAACTACCACCTCTGATCATTATGGGACTGCGGCTGCTTCTGGtcactctcctcctttcttactcCTTCCTCCTTGCCAAGGGCTCATTTGGGGTAATAGAAAGGGACTTGGTAAGAAACCTCAAAGTTAGAGTCACCCCTCCTGTTCTGCTTGGGGTGCTTCAGAAGCTGATGTGGATGGAAGctggaagtgtgtgtgggggttggggggagcagCAGAGAGAGCTGGGTGGAGGATatctggggggaaaaagaaaagtcctGTTGGCTGGGTGGTGCCAGGGGCTGCCAATACAGAGGTGAATGTGACACCGTGCGACCCACCTCATGTTCATGTGGAGTAAAAGACAGTCAGGAGTTCCCCAAATTTTATGAGCACCTGTCTTATCTAAATGATTTTCCAAAGTGCTGAAGGTAAGACTGAGAGCATGATAAATATCCTTGCCTTTGGAGGTTGGCATTTGAGTGTAGGATGcaaataagcaaaatattaaCATATTCCTGgtgacaggaagctggggacaAAGTCAAGGAAGGAGCTCGGGAAGCAGAGGTGTTCAGAGAAGCTGCAGCTGTACAGGTTGTCCAGGAAAGACCCAATCAACAAGATAAAATCTGAGCAAAGGCATGATGGCAGGGAGGTTTTTCCTACTGCAAGGCAGGCAGCTACCAGGGATCAAGCATTCCAGGTAGAGGGAAGAGCCAGGGCAGGTCTAAAGGGAGACTGTCCTGGCAGGTTCAAGGAATAATTAaagaagaatgagagaggaagaaatgatGGTGCAGTCAAGGAGCTAAAAGGATAGTGGACTGGGGCCTAGGGATAGCACCCCCTCTGAAGTATGTGCCTTACTATGCGTGTCCCTGGGTTTCAGCCATGGCACCGCAGGGCTGCATTAGGAAGGGCATCAGctaagctccatggatggtggaatacTGAGGTATCCTTCTTCCCtcagtctcttcctttctctcttcacactctttccctccttcttactcaaaaagaataaagaatagaaaatcgaACCAGGATATTACATGAGGCTATAGGGTTTATCTCCCTTCTCATTATATTATTTGTTGATTGATTACCAGAAGGATATTGCTGTGGctgggtgccaacactacaaattcaccactcccggtggcctttttttttttttttttttttttttatagatcaaagagaaattgagaggggaagggaagggagagagggagagagaaaaagacacttgcggacctgctttaccactcaagcagccccccccacaccccaaaggtggggagctagagcttatgcatggtaatgcatgtgcttaattgGTGccctattgctgctgctgctgctgctgctgctgctcctattATGCTTACCAGATATCACCAAAGCTCAGGGCCTGTgtgatggatccactgctcctggcggccattttttttcctttttattttctgtcttctttttttgtgttttttaatttaattttatttatttatttttttccctccagggttattgctgagctcggtgcctgcaccataaatccaccgctcctggaggccatttttccccctttttgttgcccttgttgttgtagcctcgttgtggttattattattgccattgttgatgttgttcgttgttggatagaacagagagaaatggagagatgaggggaagacagagaggggagagaaagatagacacctgcagacctgcttcaccgcctgtgaagggactcccctgcaggtggggagctgggggctcgaaccgggatccttatgctggttcctgcgctttgcgccacatgcgcttaacccactgcgccaccgcccgacccccttaattttatttatttattaattttcccttttttgctgcccttgtttttatcattgttgtggttgttattattgttggtattgatgttgttattgatgttgttggataggacagagagaaatggagagaggagaggaagacagagagagagagaaagatagacaccagcagacctgcttcaccgcctgtgaagcaacccccctgcaggtggggagctgggggctcaaactgggctccttaGGCCCGTCCTCaagtttcgcgccatgtgcgcttaacctgctgcactataacccgaccccttctttcttcttttttatagagacagagaaaatggaaagggaaggaggacagagaaggaaaaagagacagagagatacttgcagcatggCTTCATCACTTGGACACCACCCTGGCCTTCCCTCCCTAttgcattaaaaacaaacaagaaaagacaGTATTGTAACATTCTTTTAGCAGTTCTGCCCTCAGCCCATGTGTGTGGTGTCCCCACTACAGTGAAGGAAACTTTGTTACTGTGagctctttcactctgcctctctacctctctctctataaaataataatcatttagttagttaattaattaataaccagagcactgccccagctctggtgctggggattgaacctaggccctttggtgtttaaggcatgaaagtctttttttgaataaccattatactatctccacagtctgtaaaacaaaaattttaacttAAGCtttcttttaagaatattttattcgtttatttattttggatagagaggaaaaaaattaaaaggggaggaggagatagagagggagagaaagatagacacctgaagcactgcttcaccacttgtgaggcttttcctCTAAAGGTGATGACCaggggaacctggatccttgtgcatagtaacaaggtcacttaaccaggtgtgccacacccactCTGGGCAAATCTGTAAACACTGTTTAGTTTCCCCCCAGGGCTCAAGCCAGGTCCTTCCTGAACTCTTTGATCTCTTCTTGGCTTCTCCCATTCTCAAAGGAGCCCCGGGTTCCCCCCCCAACCAGAGTGTGTCCAGCCTGGCAGAGTTTGGTGGGG encodes the following:
- the CLPSL2 gene encoding colipase-like protein 2, which encodes MVIVFLVFSGFLLPCLGEFRQELMKMNLRKEDGVRCSYHSECASDCCLVNFDSGGTFCAPRSRKTMPCLPQVKGAINIICPCRAGLSCKSHDPYCLPRCHLI